Within Oribacterium sp. oral taxon 102, the genomic segment GCCGTCCAGAAAGAGCGGGACATGCTTCTCCCGGCAGACCTCCGAGAGCGCTGTGAGCTCCTGCCGGGAATAAAGTGTCCCGTACTCTGTCGGCTGGCTGATATAGACCATCCCGGGAAAGACCATATGCTCGTAGTTCCCGTCCGCATAGAAGGCGTCGATAAACCGCCGTACCTCTGCCGCCGAGAGCTTTCCCTCCCGCCCCGGCAGCGTCAGAACCTTGTGCCCGCTGTACTCGATCGCCCCCGCCTCATGTACGGCGATATGCCCTGTCGCCGCGGAAATCACGCCCTCATAGCTCTCCGTCATGCTGTCAATGACGACCTGATTCGTCTGCGTGCCTCCGCTCAGGAAATAGACCGCCGCCTCCGGCCTCCCGACCTCCTGCCGAATCTTTTCCGCCGCGGAAGCCGTGTAGTGATCTGTTCCGTAGCCGCCAAGCTGCTCCATATTGCTCTCGCAAAGCCTCCGGAGCAGCTCCGGATGGCAGCCCTCTGTATAATCGCTGGCAAAATTCAGCATTTTCCCCTCCTGCACGAAATCCGGCATTCCTTCTCTCATTCCCTCTCTGTTTCTTCCGTCACAAGGTATCATAGGGTCTCGCCTCGACAGGCAGACCTAAGGCAGACCTGCGACATCGAATTGCTCATAAAATCTGTTCATCTGAATTGTTACATCATAATACAGTTTCCCTCAAATTTCCAGTCCCGCCCGCCCCGTTCTGTAACCGCTTACAGTTTTTCTTGCAGCAGTTTCTCGCAGATGCTATACTTGGAAAAACAAGGAGCTGTACCGTCTCAGCACAGGAGGATACGATATGAGTCAGAATACAGATTGCGCTTACTGCATGAAGGGGGAGCTCGTCGCGAGGTTCGGCTACGAGATCTGCGAGCTTCCGGCATCCACCGTTTATCTTTTCAAGGAGCAGTCCCACCCGGGGCGCTGCATCGTCGCTTCGAAGCATCATGTTTCCGAGATGCCGGAGCTCTCCGAGGCAGATCAAGCCGCCTTTCTCGCCGACATCGTGAAGACCGCAAACGCGATCCACAGGGTCTTCCGGCCGGACAAGCTGAATTACGGAATGTACGGGGACACCGGACACCATCTCCACATGCACCTCGTCCCGAAATACCGGGACGGCTTCGAATGGGGAGGCACCTTCGCGATGGATCCGAAGCTCCGAAGGCTCTCCGAGGAGGAATGCGAGGCACTTGCTGCGAAACTTCGTCCGCTGCTTGCGGAATGACCTTCCGTCGCTGTACAGGAGCTTATACAGCAAGCAGGGGATTCCGGTGCATATATGCCGCGCGGAATCCCCTGCTATAGATTTTATATACAGTTTTATTGTAACAGTTCAGCTAAGCCATTCGCAATTCGCCGAAACAGAAACGATTGCTCTCGGGAAATCAGTCAGCCGAGCACCTGCATCCCTGCACTCACTCCCAGACGGTCTGCCCCTGCCTCGATCAGCTCGCGGGCAAACGCCGGCGTATGGATCCCGCCGGATGCCTTAACCTTTAAGCGGTCGCCGACAGTCTTCTTCATCAGACGAACATCCTCCGTCTTCGCGCCGGCGGTAGAAAAGCCGGTCGAGGTCTTCACGAAGGCGGCGCCTGCCTCCTCGGAGAGCCGACAGGCTCTGACCTTCTCCTCCTCCGTGAGCAGGCAGGTCTCAATGATGACCTTCACGAGCGCCGGCTTCGCCGCCTCTACGACCGCGCGGATATCCTCCCGCACAAGGTCGTCCTTCCTATCCTTCAGCGCGCCGACGTGAATGACCATATCGATCTCTCCTGCTCCCGCTTCGACGGCTGCCTTCGCCTCGAACGCCTTGGCGCTGGTCAGCATTGCCCCCAGCGGAAAGCCGACCACACAGCAGGTGGTGACGCCGCTTCCTGAGAGCTCTCTCGATACCAGCGGCGCATAGCAGGAATTCACACAGACAGAGTGAAAGCCGTGCTCCTTCGCCTCTGCACAGTATTTCCGCACCTCCGCCTCCGTTGCAGCTGCCTTCAGAATCGTATGATCAATGTATTTCGCGATATTCTCCACTTTTTCTTCCTCCCTCTCTTCCCTTGTATGCATATCTGATATTATCGCGCGGAATAGCACAAAATGCAAGGCATTTTCCTCTGACGCCAAAGCAGATCTCCGATCTCCTGCATATCTCTGCGTCCTCCGTCACCTACCACATCTGGAAGCTGAAAAAGCTGGGCATCGTCGAGCTGGATCACAGGGCAATGATACGAGGCATACGGGCAAGCTTCTATAGAAAAGCCCCCTGCATCATGAATCTTAAAGGAGACTGCAAAGACGATCTGTACGAAGAAAAAATGCTCCTTGCCGATTACTCCCTCTCTGAAAGCCGGAAGGGCTTTCGGGATTATCTTTCCGAGCTTGCTGAAAAAGCAGAAAAGCCTGCTGTATCGGGAGATTTTATGAACGCTATTTTTTATCTCAGCGATGCCGAGGCGGCAGAGCTTCGAGATCTCCTGCGAAGCTTCCAACAAGAGCACATAGAGCCTCAGGCAGATGCGAAGCCATGGGATATCGCGTTGCTTGCATATCCTGCGGACGATTGCCTCCCGCATTGACAAATGAAGGGCTTTCACGGTATTTTGTACTGCCGCGATACTGCCGGAATTTCCAAGCGGCATGGTCGCGGATCATTTCGGCCGTAATATTGTATACATTTTATCGCAGCCTATCCCGCAAACTATGGAAGCCCCGTTCTCAGGCGCTTTCCCGCTTCTTCAGCTCTCCTGCGAAGATCTGGTGACAGCGCTCCTGCACCTCCGCTTCGCCGCTGAGCTTCGCAAAAAGCAGTGTGATGGACTCCATCGCCATCCGCTCCACCGGCTGTGCCAGCGTCGTCAGAGACGGAATCAGGAAGCGACCGGTGTCCAGCCCGTCAAAGCCCGCCACCGCCACCTGCTCCGGAATCCGGATCCCGGAATCCTGCAGTGCCCGCATTGCGCCGATCGCCATCTGGTCCGAGATCGCATAGACTGCGTCGAAGTCGACGCCCTGCTCGAGCAGATGCCGCACAGCAAGATAGCCATTCTTATGGGTATAGGTCAGCTCCGCGCATGCCGGACGAACGATCAGTGCCGGATCGGCAGAAATACCATGGGCAATCAGCGACTCGAGATAGCCGCGCAGACGGAGCGCGCCGATGCTTTCATCCTCCTCGCTTGCGCTGAGGATCGCGATGCGCTTCCTGCCGCTCTCCAAAAGATAATCCGTGATCTTCCGCGACTCCCTCCGGTCGTCGATCGTCACATAGTCGTAGTCGGCGAGGTCCTGCCCGGGATCCATCGCCACGGAGCAAAAGACGAACGGCACCTGAATCCGCCGCAGCCTCTCCGCGGATCGGAGCGGAGAACCGCCGAGGAAAAGCAGACCATTCAGCCGTTTCTCCCGTTCAAGAAGCGCCGCGACCTCGATCTCATCCTGCTTCTCCTCGACATGCTGCAGCACCAGTGAATACTCCTTCTTCGAGCACTCTTCCTCCAGCACTCGTATCATCCCTGTGAAAAAGGGGTTTGTGATGCCCTTAACGAGCACGGCGATATTTCTGGAATCGCTGATCTTCAGATTCCGCGCCGAGTTATTCGGCACATAACCGTACCGCTCAATGATTTCCTCGACTCTGCGCTTCGTTTCGGGTTTGATGTCGTAATGATTGTTGATGGCACGCGAAACCGTCGATACGCTCAGGCCCGCGAGCTTCGCAATCTCCTTTATCGTCAGCTTTTCTCTCTCCATCTGCCGCTCTCCTTCGTAAGCTCTGCGATTCTGTCCTGTAATGCAGCAGTAAAGTCTTCGCTCCGGAAGCGGTAGGTCCAGTTCCCGCCCAATGTAGACGGTGTATTGATCCTCGCCTCTCCTCCGAGCCCCATGTAGTCCTGAAGCGGAATGATTACGGTATTGGAGCGTGCCTTCAGCGTCATGCGAAGGAACGCCGTCACATAGTCGGAATGCAGCATTTCCACTGCGCTGCATTGCAGCGCAGCCGCTGCCATCCGCCGATCCTCCTCCGAGATCTCCAAAAGCCATGCCCGGAGCGTCTGGTTATCGTGTGTGCCGGTATAGGCAACCGTATTTTCCCGCCATGTCACAGGGCGATAGTCCGCCTCCTCCCGGGAATCGAACGCAAACTCCAGTATCTTCATCCCCGGATAGCCGCTTTCCTCCACCAGCTTCCGCACGGAATCAGTCACATAGCCAAGATCCTCTGCGATGATACGCCGTCCCTCCCCGAGCGCTCTCTTCAAATGCCGAAAAAGCTCGATGCCCGGCCCCTTCTCCCAGTGTCCGCCCGTTGCATCGGTGCTGGGATACGGAACCGCGTAATATTCGTCGAAGCCGCGGAAGTGATCCACACGGACAATGTCGTACAGCGAGAAGCAGTGCCGCATCCGACGGATCCACCATTCGTAGCCGGTTTTCCTGTGGTAGCCCCAGTCATAGAGCGGATTGCCCCAGAGCTGTCCTGTCCGGGAGAAGGCATCCGGCGGACAGCCCGCCACCTGCTTCGGTTCCCCGTTTTCATCCAGCTGGAAGAGTCTCGGATCTGTCCGCACATCAGAGGAATCCAGCGAGACATAGATCGGGATATCTCCGATGATCTCGATGCCCAGCGCATTGACATACGCCTTCAGGGCACTCCACTGCTTCCGAAATTCATACTGCTCGAAGAGGAAAAACTCTGTCGGAAGTGCCATTGCCCTGCTGCGGTATTCCGCATAGGCGGGAAGCCAGAAGCCGTTGTCCCGGAGGAAGTCCTCATATTGCCTCCGTTCTGCCGCCGTCAGCAGAAACGTCCCATTCTTTTCCTCTCCCGCTGCCAAAAGCGACTCCGTCCCGCCGCGCACCCCGTCATATGCCGCCTGAAAACGACGATAGGCACGCATCAGCAGTGAGAAACGCTCCGTATAGAGCGCACCGTAGGAAATCCGCTGTGCCTCTGCCCCAAAGTTGCAGGAATCGCACTCCTCCGCACGCAGCAGCCCCTCCTCTGTCAAGGTTTCCAGATCGATAAAATACGGATTTCCCGCAAAGGTGGAGAAGCTCTGATACGGCGAGTCCCCATAGCCGGTGGGACCTACCGGCAAGATCTGCCAGTATTTCTGTCCCGCTCCGGCGAGAAAATCCGCAAATTTCCGTGCCTCCCTGCCCAGCGTCCCGATTCCGTACTTTCCCGGAAGGGAAAAAATCGGCATCAGTACTCCTGCCGCACGCTCCCATGCCGCTCCGCTGTCGTTCTGTTTTCTGTTCTGCTCCGACATTTTCTGCGCTCCTGCTGTATGATCTGTATTGTCTGTATTGTCTTTATGCTTCCGCAGCTTATCCCTTTACGGCTCCCGCCACGATTCCCTCAATAATATATCTCTGGCAGAAGCCATAGAAGATCACGATCGGAATGATGGAAAGCACCAGAACCGCCATCATCGCCCCCATATCGACGGAGCCGTATCCGCCCTTCAGATACTGCACGGCGATCGGAATGGTTTTGTACTTCTTCAGATCCAGCGTCAAAGACGGAAGCAGATAATCATTCCAGATCCACATCGTCTGGAGAATCGCCACCGTAATCGCCGTCGGACGCATGATCGGCATCACCACATGGAAGAAGGTCTGAATCGGCGTACAGCCGTCGATCATCGCCGCTTCCTCGATCTCCAGCGGGATCGACTTCACGAAGCCGGTGAACATAAATACCGCCAGTCCCGCGCCGAAGCCGAGGTATATCACCACGAGTCCCAGCGGATTGGAGAGCTTCAGCATGTTCGCGATCTTCGACAGCGGGAACATTACCATCTGGAAGGGAACGATCATGGAAAATAGGCAGAGGTAATAGATCACCTGCGTCGTCCGGTTGTGTACCCGCATGATATACCATGCGCACATCGAGGTACAGACGATAATCACCAGCACCGACAGCACAGTCACGAACAGAGAGACCCCTGCCGCCTCGATCAGCCCGGTCTTCCGGATGCCGTTGATATAGTTCTCCATTCCCACGAAGGTCTTCCCCTCGGGGAGCCGGAACGGCCGCTTCGAGATATATGCCTTCTTCTTAAAGGAATTCAGCAGCACGAGTACGATCGGGTAAATGTAGGCAAGCGACAGGATGGAAAAGAATACTGTCAGAAAATTGTTCAGCGCTTTCTTATTCATTACTGCTGTACCTCCCTTCTCCGCGCGAGATAGTTCTGTGTAATGGCAATCGCTCCTACGATCAGGAAGAAGACTACCGCCTTAGCCTGTCCGACGCCCTCCCAGCCATGTCTGCCATAGAAGGTCGTGAAGATATTCATAGCGAGCATTTCCGACATATTCCCCGGCTCGCCGTTCGTCAGCGCGAGGTTCTGATCGAAGAGCTTGAAGCCGTTCGTCAGCGTCAGGAAGGTGCAGACGGTGATGGACGGCATCAGCATCGGGATCGTCACGAAACGAAGCTGCTGCCACTTATTCGCTCCGTCAATCTTCGCTGCTTCGATCAGGTCCCCCGGAATGTTCTGAATCCCTGCAATGTAGATGATCATCATGTAGCCGACCTGCTGCCAGAGGAGCAGGATTACCAGCCCCCAGAAGCCGTAGGTCGCCGAATAGGTCAGAGTCTTTCCCCAATGTGCGAGGATGCCGTTCAGAAGCAGGTTCCAGATATAGCCGAGTACGATGCCGCCGATCAGGTTCGGCATGAAAAATACGGTTCGGAAGAGATTCGTCCCCCTGATCTTCCTCGTCAGTGCCAGCGCCACAACGAAGGCAAGGAAATTGATCAGGAGCACCGTCACGATGGTGAAGGCAGTTGTATACCAGAGAGAGTGCACGAAGCCGCCATCCGAAAAGATCCTGCCATAGTTTCCGAAGCCGATAAACCGCGCATCTGTAATCGTCGTGAACTTACAGAACGAAAGATAAATCCCCACAAGGAACGGGGCGATGAATCCGATCGTAAATGCCGCTATCGTCGGCAGTACGAAGATCGGAAAGTATCTTTTGATCGCTTTCTCCATAGCTTTTCTCCCTAAATTTTGTCCCTTTTGTTTCCTTTTTTTGAAATGGGCCTTCGGCAGAGAAGTTTTTAGCCGAAAGCCCAGGATGCAGAACGATATTATTGTATAAGTCCCCTGTCAGGCGGACGAACGCGAGACAAGCTTGCTTTCACGAGCGCCCGGACATTTGACAGGGCAAGAGGTATGCGTGATGTATCTCACACAAGGATTACTTGGAAGCCTCCTTCTCCGTCTTCCAGTTGTCTACGAACGCGGTCTTCACGCCTGCCCAGTCTCCCGTGCCCTGTGCATACTGCAGAAGTGCAGAGCCCAGTTCGTCCTTCCATGTCTCCGACGGCATCGTCGTGAAGTTCCATGATACCGGCGTCTTTCCCTTATTATAAGCATCGGCTGCAACTACCAGCGGATTCTCCGGCAGATAATCCGCAAAGGTCTCAAACGGCGTTACGAAGCCCATCTCGGTGGAAAGCGCCTCGCGTCCCTCATCGGACTCTACCACCCACTGCATGAAGTCGAGCGTCGCCTGAATATCCTCCGGAGAGGCCTTGGCGTTAACGCACCAGAAGTTCTCCGAACCGGTGCAGAGTCCCTGCTTCTCCTCGCCCTCGGCACCGATATAGATCGGAAGCATCCCGAGATCCTCGTCCGCTACCTCGTTGCCCTTGATATCGCCGTAAGCCCAGGTGCCGTTCTGGTAAAAGACCGCCTCGCCCAGTGCGAACTCAGACGCAGCATCCTCTCCCGTCTTCCCGGAAAGGAGGCTCGGCTCCGTCGTGGAATCTGTGAGATAAAGGTCGAAGATGTTCTTGTACTGATCGAGATAGCTTCCCTTGATCGCATCGGTATCGCTGATGCCATCCGCCTTGTACTCATAATAAATCGGCAGATTCGCGAGGTGCGTCTTAAATCTCCAGTCGGAGGAGGAGTCGAAGCCTGCCGAGGTGAACGCCCCCTCGATACCGAGCTCAGCCTTTCGCGCCTGGATATCGTCCGCAACCTCCTTCAGCTTCGCGAAGCTGTTGATCTCAGAAGCATCCTTGATCTTCGCGCCGTCCAGTGCAATATAGTCATTGAGAAGCTTCTTATTATAAATGATGCCGTAGGTCTCGATGACATAAGCGATGCCCCGTACCGTGCCGTCACTGTCCTTCAGCGCATAGTCGTCGCTCATCAGATCCTTATATACCGCAGAATCTCCGAGATCATAGCAGTAATCTCTCCAGTTCGCAAGTCCCACCGGGCCGTTCACCTGGAACAGGGTCGGCGCCTCGCTCTTCGCCATCTCGGACTTGAGCTGCTGCTCATAGGTATTGGAAGCGGCTGTCTGTACCGTCACCGGAACGCCGGTCTCCTCTGTGTACTTCCCTGCCAGACTCACCCACTGCTCTGCCTGCTCCGGCTTGAAGTTCAGGTAGTAAACCTGTCCCTTGCCGCCCTCTGCCTTGCTCTCCTCCGCCTTCGCGGTCTCTGCCTTGCTCTCACCCCCTGCCGCCTGCGTAGGAGCGGTATTTCCGGAGCCGCAGCCGGCCAGTACAGAGCCCAGCATCGCCGCCGTCATCCCAAGTGCCAGGAAACGATTCATTTTCTTCATAAGATTCTCCCTCTCTCCTCACGGAGCTGAAATGAATATCCGGCTTTTACAGTGCCTGCCCGCATCTGTAAAAGCATTTTCCATTTTTTAAAATACTAGGATTTCTTTTCCAGAAACGTTATCGGTAACGTTACCGGTTACAGTTATTTTTATAGCACTTTCCCATGAATTTGACAATCCATTATTTTAGATATTTTATATTTTTGTGTAATGCGCTGTATTTTTTATTTTATTTTTGTGCATTTCGCAATGAATATCCGTCCTGTAAAGAAGTGCTGCCCACAATACCTCTATGCAGGCAGGCGGTGCCGCCTGCCTGTTCAGTTCAGCTCCTCGCTCTTCACGATCGTGTCGCAGTAGACGCAGCGGTACTGCCGCTTCTCGCGATCCGCCAGCCGGAAGATATGCGGGAGCTCCTGCTCAACCGAGGTGATACAGCGGGGGTTCTTACAGTGTAGCACATCCCTAAGCTTCTCCGGAAGCTCCAGAGATGCCTTCTCGATCCGCTTCCCGTCCTTGATATAATTGACCGTGATGCCCGGATCAATATAGCCGAGCACGTCAAGATCGAGGTCGATATCCTCAGAAATTTTCACGATATCCTTCCTGCCCATCTTGCCGGAGGAACAGTTCTGGATCAACGCAACCTGACTGTGAAGCCTGTCCAGCCCCAAATACCTGTACACCAGCATACTCCTGCCTGCCTTGATATGATCCAGTACGATACCGTTCTCAATGCCGTCAATATTCATGCCTCTCCTCCCTTCATTCCAATCCCAGCAAATACAGAATCAGCGCCATCCGCATCTGCTTGCCGCAGAGCGTCTGATAGAAATACTTCGCTCTCGGATCGTCATCAACCTTGACAGAGATTTCATTCACTCTCGGCAGCGGATGCAGAATTGCCATATCCTCCTTCGCGTTCCGGAGCTTCTCCGGTGTCAGGATATAGATATCCTTCAGCCTTACATAATCCTCCTCATTGAAGAAGCGCTCCTTCTGCACTCTCGTCATGTAGAGGATGTCCAGTGACGGAATCGCCGCCTCGAGGTCGGTGGTCTCTACATAATTCACGCCTGCCTTCTCCAGCTTCTCCGTCTCATACTCCGGGATGCGAAGCTCCACGGGAGAAATCAGGATATAGCGGTTCCCCGGGTAACGCAGCATCGCATCGATCAGGGAGTGCACCGTCCGTCCGAATTTCAGGTCGCCGCAGAGTCCGATCGTCAGTCCCTCCAGTCTCCCCTTGGTTCGCTGTATCGTCAGGATATCCGCCAGCGTCTGCGTCGGATGGAAATGCCCGCCGTCACCCGCATTGATAAAAGGCACCGCAGTATGCTCGCTCGCCACGACCGGTGCTCCCTCCTTCGGATGGCGCATCGTAATGATATCCGCATAGTTCGAAACCGTCGCGATCGTATCTGCGACAGACTCGCCCTTCGCCGCAGAGGAGCTGGATGCTCCCGCGAAGCCGAGCACAGCACCGCCGAGCTCCAGCATCGCAGCCTCGAAGGAAAGGCGGGTTCTGGTCGAGGGCTCGAAAAAGAGCGTTGCCAGCTTCCTGTGCCTGCACTTTTCCTGATACTTCTCGGGATTTTTGTCAATATCATTCGCCGTCTCGATCAGATGCTGGATCTCATCCGTACTGAGATCCAGAATGTTCACAATACTTCTGTTTTTCTGCATGATTTTTCCTTTCCGACTCCATATGCCGTAACAATTGCCAGCAGAGAACGCAGCCGGGCTGTTGCGCACGCTGCCTCAGTCCTGAATCCAGCCCTCATCCGACGGATTATCCCGGAAGCGAAGCAGCTTCGCCTCATCCGACGGCTGTATATAGCCCTCTGATACTGCCACCTTTACGAGGCTGTCGAGATCGCAGAGGCTGTGATTCTCTACACCTGCCGCTGCGAGCCGCTCTATCCCCTTCCGCATCCCATAGGTGAAAATACTGACAATGCCGAGCACCTCCGCGCCCGCCTCACGAAGCGGCTCCACACAATCCAGCACAGAGCCGCCAGTCGAAATCAGATCCTCTATCACCACGACCTTCTGACCGGGAAGCAGTCTCCCCTCGATCTGGTTCTTCCTGCCGTGATCCTTCGCAGCGCCGCGGACATAGCCCATCGGCTTGCCGAGAATATCTGCCGCAATCGCCGCATGCGCGATGCCCGCGGTGGAGGTGCCGAAGAGTGCCTCTGCCTCCGGATAGTGCTCCCGTACCTTCTCCGCGATGCCTCTCTCAATCAATGTGCGAACCTCCGGATAGCTGAGTGTCAGCCGATTGTCGCAGTAGATCGGAGACTTGATGCCGGACGCCCAGGTAAACGGCTCCTCCGGCCGCAGAAATACCGCTCTGATGGAAAGCAGTCCCTTCGCAATCTCTTCTTTTGTCACCATGATTTCCCCTTTTCTCCTTCTTCTCTTTTCCAATTCCGTCTCAACCGACGAATTCCGCCAGTGCCCTGCGGTACGCCGCAACCGGATCCTCTGCCCTCGTGATCGGACGCCCGACCACGATATAGTCCGAACCGATCTCCCGCGCCCTCTCCGGTGTCGTCACTCTCGCCTGATCACCGGTCTCTCCGCCTGCAAAGCGGATGCCCGGCGTCACTGTACAGAAGCTCTCTCCCAGTTCCGCATGGATCCTGCCCGCCTCGAGCGGGGAGCAGACTACGCCGTCGAGTCCTGCCTCCTTCGCGTTTCTCGCATAATGCAGGACGACCTCCTCCATCGGCCTCTCGATCCAGAGCTCCCGCTCCATTCTTGCCTGATCCGTCGAGGTGAGCTGTGTCACCGCAATCAGCAGCGGCCGTGTGCCGTCCTCCCGGGTCAGCCCCTCCAGCGCCGCCCGCATCATTTCCACCGTCCCCGCCGCGTGCACATTGGTCATATCCACACCGAGATCCCGGAGCGAACGCATCCCGCCCCTCACCGTGTTTGGAATGTCATGCAGCTTCAGGTCGAGAAAGATCGGATGCCCCCTCCGTTTGATCTCCCGGACGACCTCCGGTCCCTCTGCATAGAAAAGCTCCATGCCGATTTTCACGAACGGCTTCCGCTCCTCTCCCCTGAACGCATCCAGAAACGCGAAGCATTCCTTCACTCCCGGAAAATCCAGCGCTATGATTACATCCTTTCCCATATACTCTCCTGTTTCTTTCCGGCGGAGCCTTCCCCGCCGTCTCTCCTATACGATGCCGATAATGTCGCGGATGCGCGCGATTCCGAGTTCCTCGCATTTCTCCGGCAGCTCCTCTATGATGTCCCGACAGACATAGGGATTTACGAGGTTTGCCGCGCCGACCTGCACCGCGCTCGCCCCTGCCATCATCATTTCCAGCACATCGGAGGCGCTCGAAACGCCGCCTATCCCGATGATCGGAAGCTTCACCGCCTGCGCCGCCTGATATACCATACGGACGGCAACCGGGAAAACCGCAGGACCGGAAAAGCCGCCCATCCCCCGTTCGAGCACGGGTCGTCTGCTCCGAATGTCGATCCGCATTCCGAGCAGCGTATTGATCAGGCTGATGCCGTCCGCCCCCGCGTCCTCCGCCGCCCTCGCGATCTCCGCGATATCCGTCACATTCGGACTGAGCTTCACATAAACCGGCTTCGTGCTCCGCTTCTTCACCTCTCTTGTTACCTCTGCGACATTCTTCGGGTCTGTCCCGAAGGCAAGTCCGCCGCCATGCACATTCGGGCAGGAAACATTCAGCTCCAGCCAGCCTACATTGTCTGCTTCCTCCATCCGCTCCGCCAGCATGCAATATTCCTCTACGGAGAAGCCGGAGATATTTGCGAGCACCGGCTTTCGATAATGCCTCGCAAGCTCCGGCAGCTCCTCCCGGCATACCTGTGCTGCGCCCGGGTTCTGCAGTCCGACTGCGTTCAGCATTCCCTCGCTGCATTCCGCAATACGCGGCAGCGGATTCCCATAACGCGGCTCCACCGTTGTTCCC encodes:
- the pyrF gene encoding orotidine-5'-phosphate decarboxylase; translation: MGKDVIIALDFPGVKECFAFLDAFRGEERKPFVKIGMELFYAEGPEVVREIKRRGHPIFLDLKLHDIPNTVRGGMRSLRDLGVDMTNVHAAGTVEMMRAALEGLTREDGTRPLLIAVTQLTSTDQARMERELWIERPMEEVVLHYARNAKEAGLDGVVCSPLEAGRIHAELGESFCTVTPGIRFAGGETGDQARVTTPERAREIGSDYIVVGRPITRAEDPVAAYRRALAEFVG
- the pyrE gene encoding orotate phosphoribosyltransferase; protein product: MVTKEEIAKGLLSIRAVFLRPEEPFTWASGIKSPIYCDNRLTLSYPEVRTLIERGIAEKVREHYPEAEALFGTSTAGIAHAAIAADILGKPMGYVRGAAKDHGRKNQIEGRLLPGQKVVVIEDLISTGGSVLDCVEPLREAGAEVLGIVSIFTYGMRKGIERLAAAGVENHSLCDLDSLVKVAVSEGYIQPSDEAKLLRFRDNPSDEGWIQD
- the pyrB gene encoding aspartate carbamoyltransferase → MQKNRSIVNILDLSTDEIQHLIETANDIDKNPEKYQEKCRHRKLATLFFEPSTRTRLSFEAAMLELGGAVLGFAGASSSSAAKGESVADTIATVSNYADIITMRHPKEGAPVVASEHTAVPFINAGDGGHFHPTQTLADILTIQRTKGRLEGLTIGLCGDLKFGRTVHSLIDAMLRYPGNRYILISPVELRIPEYETEKLEKAGVNYVETTDLEAAIPSLDILYMTRVQKERFFNEEDYVRLKDIYILTPEKLRNAKEDMAILHPLPRVNEISVKVDDDPRAKYFYQTLCGKQMRMALILYLLGLE
- a CDS encoding dihydroorotate dehydrogenase; the protein is MVDISTELSGIHLDNPVIPASGTFGFGREFLELYDLNILGSISIKGTTVEPRYGNPLPRIAECSEGMLNAVGLQNPGAAQVCREELPELARHYRKPVLANISGFSVEEYCMLAERMEEADNVGWLELNVSCPNVHGGGLAFGTDPKNVAEVTREVKKRSTKPVYVKLSPNVTDIAEIARAAEDAGADGISLINTLLGMRIDIRSRRPVLERGMGGFSGPAVFPVAVRMVYQAAQAVKLPIIGIGGVSSASDVLEMMMAGASAVQVGAANLVNPYVCRDIIEELPEKCEELGIARIRDIIGIV